One stretch of Candidatus Poribacteria bacterium DNA includes these proteins:
- a CDS encoding HD domain-containing protein, producing MVFDNKFQISSDIEKYIDSRLAEGMRSGTAEQKIDTLFGYMEDRGQSFYDEVVTQLEHALQCAALAQQSNAASTLITGALLHDIGHIILDKHSAREAFLNTDLNHEEVGAQYLQPFFPEAVTTPIRLHVPAKRYLCTTDPSYWDGLSEASKRSLKLQGGNMSDEERKAFERIPYFEDGLTLRRWDDLAKVKGLEIAGLETYRDIVQQCLV from the coding sequence ATGGTTTTTGATAACAAATTTCAGATTTCAAGCGACATTGAAAAGTACATTGACTCGCGTCTGGCAGAGGGTATGAGAAGCGGAACAGCGGAGCAAAAGATTGATACATTGTTCGGCTACATGGAAGACCGTGGACAGTCGTTTTATGATGAGGTCGTGACGCAATTAGAACATGCCCTCCAATGCGCTGCCCTTGCACAGCAGAGCAACGCAGCTTCGACGCTGATTACAGGTGCATTGCTCCACGACATCGGGCATATCATTTTAGATAAACACAGTGCCCGCGAGGCTTTTTTGAATACAGACCTGAATCACGAGGAGGTCGGCGCGCAATATCTGCAACCCTTTTTCCCGGAAGCCGTCACGACCCCTATCCGGCTGCATGTGCCAGCAAAAAGGTACCTATGTACAACCGATCCCTCTTATTGGGACGGGTTATCCGAAGCCTCAAAAAGGAGTCTCAAACTTCAGGGCGGTAACATGTCAGACGAGGAGCGAAAAGCGTTTGAACGGATTCCGTATTTCGAGGATGGACTCACTTTACGGCGATGGGACGATCTCGCAAAGGTGAAGGGTTTGGAAATCGCAGGTTTAGAGACCTACCGAGACATCGTACAACAGTGCCTCGTGTAA
- a CDS encoding alpha/beta hydrolase has product MSYDTIESKFIATPEKGEVSSILIRPDNAKWLLVLGHGAGTNMRHSTLQTIAERLADIGIATFRYQFPYMERGGGGRESEAVALQTVRSAAAAAHAAASDVSILVGGHSYSGRMSSMSAAKEPIEHVKGLVFFAFPLHPSGREGTERAEHLTDVTIPMLFLSGTRDKLAVLELLEPVCEKLGDKATLHLLDTADHGFKVLKRRKTEEDVFVEMARVISEWVETLN; this is encoded by the coding sequence ATGAGTTACGACACAATCGAATCCAAATTCATCGCAACGCCGGAAAAAGGCGAAGTTTCTTCAATCCTGATACGTCCAGACAACGCGAAATGGCTACTCGTCCTCGGACACGGTGCGGGTACAAATATGCGCCATTCGACCCTCCAAACCATCGCCGAACGGTTAGCAGATATAGGCATCGCAACCTTCCGTTACCAGTTCCCATACATGGAGCGCGGAGGCGGGGGCAGGGAGTCAGAGGCAGTCGCACTCCAAACCGTTCGATCTGCTGCCGCTGCTGCACACGCAGCCGCAAGCGATGTATCCATCCTCGTCGGTGGACACTCTTATAGCGGACGCATGTCCTCAATGTCCGCAGCCAAGGAACCCATTGAGCATGTCAAAGGTCTCGTATTTTTCGCATTCCCGCTGCACCCATCTGGCAGAGAAGGCACAGAGCGCGCTGAACACCTTACTGATGTCACTATCCCGATGCTCTTCCTCTCTGGGACCCGCGATAAATTAGCAGTCCTTGAGCTATTAGAACCCGTCTGCGAAAAGTTAGGCGACAAGGCAACCTTACATCTATTGGACACAGCAGACCATGGCTTCAAAGTCCTCAAACGCCGTAAAACCGAAGAAGACGTATTCGTAGAAATGGCACGGGTTATTAGTGAGTGGGTTGAAACACTGAATTGA
- a CDS encoding Rieske (2Fe-2S) protein: MQTSTFTPQETPAGSIHIEELPIEAVEETELVYHQLCLADDFEDLEGKPFHVNGTHLAVFKFEDKFYAVDNRCPHMGYPMSKGSIRDGVLICHWHHWEFDLKSGGCFLASGDDLKAFPVELRDDGYLYVGLAKGEREAAKRRVIDRGKRALERGLKDRSTFFIAKAVTALRDAKATPNEIIQQGLHYGAHKSSEGWSSGVAILTLAANLWDDIDPKDHNLFLVHGLSQISRRTTGSSRPYRAPFPQVSEAHDLETLMRWFRYFIDKRHAGAAERILLTLNDRDYEKSVIADFVFTAATDYYFTGDGHALDFANKMFEALDYIEWEGAHEILRPIVVDLVSRTRHEETSRWADAVPVLEPVFERLDSIWEENQANTSELDISAFTQTLLGDEFEPTVAIVEAKLRAGVDPRDICRAMTYASAIRTARFHLKNEGDWHDVANIYSYAHALYKAFAYAPSTNLLRGIFHGVVFLAYLRWLNMPAARIPRHGQRLDETYASADKMLARLQEFADFQKVYEAEILVNQYLEEGHDIDALKRTLAHILLREDAELHMFQVLEVAFRHYDLSEDSEERRMHMLAATRYITAQKLMKNILWSTENAERLARGELLSEREDD; the protein is encoded by the coding sequence GTGCAGACTTCAACATTTACTCCCCAAGAAACCCCTGCCGGTTCTATCCATATTGAAGAATTGCCGATAGAAGCGGTGGAAGAAACCGAACTCGTTTACCATCAGCTCTGTCTCGCTGATGATTTTGAAGACCTCGAAGGCAAACCCTTTCACGTCAACGGTACACACCTCGCGGTTTTCAAGTTTGAGGATAAATTTTACGCCGTCGATAACCGTTGCCCACACATGGGGTATCCGATGTCGAAAGGCAGTATCCGCGACGGTGTCCTTATTTGCCACTGGCATCACTGGGAATTCGACCTCAAATCAGGAGGGTGCTTTTTGGCATCTGGCGATGATCTGAAAGCGTTTCCTGTCGAACTCAGAGATGATGGCTACCTGTATGTCGGATTAGCCAAAGGTGAGCGGGAAGCCGCAAAACGACGGGTCATTGATCGCGGCAAGCGTGCCCTTGAGCGGGGACTTAAAGACCGCAGCACTTTCTTTATCGCCAAGGCTGTTACAGCACTTCGAGATGCAAAAGCGACCCCAAATGAGATCATTCAGCAAGGACTTCACTACGGGGCACATAAAAGTAGTGAAGGCTGGTCATCAGGTGTTGCTATTCTCACTCTCGCTGCGAACCTATGGGACGATATTGACCCGAAAGACCATAATCTATTTCTCGTACATGGGTTGAGCCAGATTAGCCGTCGAACGACTGGCAGTTCACGTCCGTATCGCGCACCGTTTCCGCAAGTAAGCGAGGCACACGATCTCGAAACGCTCATGCGGTGGTTCCGCTATTTCATTGATAAACGGCACGCAGGCGCGGCGGAGCGCATCTTACTGACACTCAACGACCGCGACTACGAAAAATCTGTGATTGCGGATTTCGTCTTCACAGCAGCAACCGACTACTACTTCACTGGCGACGGACACGCCCTCGATTTTGCAAACAAGATGTTCGAGGCATTAGATTACATCGAATGGGAAGGTGCCCATGAGATTTTACGTCCGATTGTGGTTGATCTCGTCAGCCGAACGCGTCATGAAGAGACTTCGCGATGGGCGGATGCAGTGCCTGTATTAGAACCGGTTTTTGAGCGACTTGATAGTATCTGGGAAGAGAATCAAGCCAACACATCGGAACTGGATATCTCCGCATTTACACAAACGCTACTCGGCGACGAGTTTGAACCGACTGTCGCTATAGTCGAGGCGAAACTACGCGCTGGTGTGGATCCGAGAGACATCTGCCGTGCGATGACCTACGCTTCTGCGATTCGTACCGCTCGTTTCCATCTGAAGAACGAAGGGGACTGGCACGATGTCGCGAACATCTACTCGTATGCCCACGCGCTCTACAAGGCTTTTGCGTATGCGCCGAGCACGAATTTGCTGCGCGGGATTTTTCACGGTGTGGTCTTCTTGGCATATCTGCGTTGGTTGAACATGCCCGCCGCCCGGATTCCAAGGCATGGTCAGCGACTGGATGAAACTTACGCGTCTGCTGATAAAATGTTAGCGAGACTTCAAGAGTTTGCGGACTTCCAGAAGGTGTACGAGGCAGAAATCCTGGTGAACCAATATCTCGAAGAGGGACATGACATCGATGCGTTGAAGCGAACACTCGCACACATCCTGCTGCGCGAGGATGCGGAGCTCCACATGTTCCAAGTGCTGGAAGTTGCGTTTCGGCATTACGATTTATCGGAAGACAGTGAAGAACGGCGGATGCACATGCTGGCAGCGACCCGTTACATCACGGCACAAAAGTTGATGAAGAACATTTTATGGTCTACCGAGAATGCTGAACGTCTTGCCCGCGGCGAGTTGCTGAGTGAACGCGAAGATGATTAG
- a CDS encoding phytanoyl-CoA dioxygenase family protein — MGTHTSPLKRKFALTSEEESAWEENGYFVRYDVFTEAENDMLRRIADNIVDGKRPFPVDNINQNALVKDRKVEASGIQAMHKIHHVSCYIPEFLARVRDSRLTDPIVDLLGPNLLGLNNLYIWKAPKIGLGFPWHQDKWYFNHQYKTEMTVGTWTAIDAADIDNGCLYVIPGSHKYGILAHEDLEGSQQSEFKIARDAKDEDGVAVEVPPGAVVWFNNQLLHKSTDNHSLRFRRCNVAHYISANAERNKGVKNMRPVMWVRGDTYSEKMEPVYRDVLPIPESENTN, encoded by the coding sequence ATGGGTACCCATACATCACCATTGAAACGTAAATTTGCCTTAACATCTGAAGAAGAATCGGCGTGGGAGGAAAACGGATACTTCGTCCGTTACGACGTTTTCACTGAAGCAGAAAACGATATGCTGCGTCGGATCGCTGACAACATTGTTGATGGGAAACGACCTTTCCCGGTGGATAATATTAATCAAAACGCGTTGGTTAAAGATAGGAAAGTTGAAGCATCGGGTATCCAAGCAATGCACAAAATCCATCATGTCAGTTGTTATATTCCTGAATTCCTCGCACGTGTGCGTGATTCCCGCCTAACGGATCCGATCGTTGACCTATTGGGTCCAAACCTACTCGGTCTCAACAATCTCTATATATGGAAAGCACCAAAGATTGGCTTAGGGTTCCCGTGGCATCAAGACAAATGGTATTTCAACCATCAGTATAAAACTGAAATGACCGTCGGAACGTGGACTGCGATTGATGCTGCAGATATAGATAATGGGTGTCTCTACGTCATTCCGGGTAGCCACAAATATGGCATTCTTGCGCATGAAGACCTTGAAGGTTCGCAACAGAGCGAGTTTAAAATAGCACGCGATGCCAAAGATGAAGATGGTGTTGCTGTTGAAGTGCCGCCGGGAGCAGTCGTTTGGTTCAACAACCAACTCCTGCATAAAAGCACTGACAACCACAGCCTCCGCTTTCGGCGTTGTAACGTCGCGCATTATATCAGTGCAAATGCGGAACGTAATAAGGGTGTAAAGAATATGCGTCCTGTGATGTGGGTTCGGGGGGATACATACTCAGAAAAGATGGAACCCGTCTATCGAGACGTTTTACCAATTCCAGAATCCGAAAACACAAACTAA
- a CDS encoding type II toxin-antitoxin system HicA family toxin, whose product MKVREVIKLLKDDGWFAHKTRGSHRHFKHPTKPGKVTVPGQMGKDVHPRTLNYILKQASLKKGDFN is encoded by the coding sequence ATGAAAGTTAGAGAAGTAATCAAACTACTTAAAGATGATGGGTGGTTTGCTCACAAAACAAGAGGGAGCCATAGACATTTTAAACATCCAACTAAACCTGGAAAAGTGACAGTTCCAGGACAGATGGGTAAAGATGTCCATCCCCGTACATTGAACTATATTTTGAAACAGGCTTCTCTAAAAAAAGGAGACTTTAACTAA
- a CDS encoding phytanoyl-CoA dioxygenase family protein, whose amino-acid sequence MDTNTTLEERKFRLTPEERTSWDENGYFIRYNVFTKEENNFLAQIADDIAIGKRSFPAKNVHQNALVRDGETEASGPNAMHAIHHINHYSPEFLERTRDPRLTDPVVDLIGPNILGLNNLYIWKPPKIGLGFPWHQDKWYFNNQYITTKTVGTWTAIDAADVENGCLYVIPGSHKNGVREHVELEGSQQNEFKLALGARDEEGVAVEVPPGTVVFFNNELLHKSMHNHSTRFRRCNVAHYISADSERVPHKNVKNIRPVMWVRGDTHSEKMEPVCSEALPIPEAQENLWVPIHHH is encoded by the coding sequence GTGGATACAAATACAACGCTTGAAGAACGAAAGTTTAGACTGACACCTGAAGAACGAACCTCTTGGGACGAGAACGGATACTTTATCCGCTACAACGTTTTTACAAAAGAGGAAAACAACTTTTTAGCACAAATCGCTGATGATATCGCCATCGGAAAACGATCTTTTCCCGCTAAAAATGTTCACCAGAACGCATTGGTCAGAGATGGAGAGACTGAAGCATCCGGTCCCAACGCGATGCACGCTATTCATCATATAAACCACTATTCGCCTGAATTCCTTGAACGCACACGGGACCCGCGCCTCACCGACCCAGTCGTTGACTTAATTGGCCCAAATATCCTCGGTCTCAACAATCTCTATATCTGGAAACCGCCAAAAATCGGTCTCGGGTTTCCATGGCATCAAGATAAATGGTATTTTAACAACCAGTATATAACCACAAAGACAGTCGGCACGTGGACTGCGATTGACGCTGCGGATGTAGAGAATGGGTGTCTCTACGTTATCCCGGGTAGCCATAAAAATGGCGTGCGTGAGCACGTTGAACTTGAAGGATCACAACAGAATGAGTTTAAATTGGCACTCGGGGCAAGGGACGAAGAGGGTGTCGCCGTTGAAGTGCCACCGGGAACCGTCGTATTTTTCAACAATGAATTGCTTCATAAAAGCATGCATAACCACAGCACGCGCTTTCGCAGATGTAACGTCGCACATTATATTTCTGCAGATTCAGAACGTGTTCCGCATAAGAATGTGAAGAATATCCGTCCAGTTATGTGGGTTCGAGGGGATACACACTCAGAAAAAATGGAACCGGTTTGTTCGGAAGCGCTACCTATTCCAGAAGCACAGGAGAATCTATGGGTACCCATACATCACCATTGA
- a CDS encoding metallophosphoesterase: MHPIYRQVVQSWKPTSIAGIAAVLILSFAILATSTAQTPTVAERLQSPERMPIVERPFTTDPDKFTFAIIGDKTGGGLDKWHVFDRAIDEINVLKPDFAIMVGDLIQGYTSDVAQVEAEWKEFWQHQSDLIIPFLPLPGNHDITNRVMYDYWQKHLGRTYSAFTYKGCLFLLLNTEERHSLPESSEGWTGTWFGDAQIAYITDELAEHKNVRHTFVMLHKPAWLHENSGWSQVEDALADRAYTVFAGHYHNLTLHTRNDRRYFVLGATGGGFTEREARIAGAFDHYSIVTVDGNEINVAIVEPGNIYPADFSTAELKKKLRDIITLQPYLEIESESPMSEGRLDLALKNGLEKQVEVDLIFHSSENWQTAPNELTFLLKPGQDVIGSVVLSAPSDTFLPLPTYEYSILYGGEQLYRRTEMVYPVNPSEMQMITDWALLGPFTLDVTEEIAASNTVPPDFADAQLPTYDKSLDKTYQGKHGDIQWQEHHVESGRVNLDVVLNKPEWSSAYGVTRIKSPDARQVFAQVRWWSNLGRLFVNGVEINLAATPGEHLFYGRAYVELPLKAGWNTITVHSGDYTGGWSYQMAVDNTTNALEFSSNSD; encoded by the coding sequence ATGCATCCCATATATAGACAGGTTGTACAATCTTGGAAACCCACAAGTATTGCCGGAATTGCTGCAGTACTTATCTTGTCGTTTGCCATTCTCGCTACAAGTACCGCACAAACGCCTACAGTCGCAGAGCGCTTGCAAAGCCCCGAGCGGATGCCGATTGTTGAACGACCTTTTACAACGGATCCAGATAAGTTCACCTTCGCTATTATCGGTGATAAAACGGGGGGCGGTTTGGATAAATGGCACGTATTTGACCGGGCGATCGACGAAATCAATGTCCTGAAACCCGACTTCGCCATCATGGTTGGGGATTTAATACAAGGATATACCAGCGATGTGGCGCAGGTTGAAGCGGAGTGGAAAGAATTTTGGCAGCACCAATCCGATTTGATAATCCCGTTTCTGCCCCTGCCTGGCAACCACGATATTACAAATCGAGTCATGTACGACTATTGGCAAAAACACCTCGGACGTACCTATTCCGCGTTTACCTATAAAGGCTGTCTATTTCTCCTACTCAACACGGAAGAGAGACACAGTCTACCTGAAAGCAGTGAAGGCTGGACAGGCACGTGGTTCGGCGATGCACAGATCGCATACATAACCGACGAATTGGCGGAACACAAAAATGTGCGTCATACGTTTGTTATGTTGCACAAACCCGCCTGGCTCCACGAAAACTCCGGTTGGTCTCAGGTTGAGGATGCACTCGCCGATCGGGCGTACACTGTGTTCGCCGGACACTACCATAACTTGACGTTACACACCCGCAACGACCGACGATACTTCGTACTCGGCGCAACAGGGGGTGGGTTCACAGAACGAGAAGCACGCATCGCAGGTGCTTTTGACCACTACAGTATTGTGACGGTAGATGGAAACGAAATTAACGTCGCCATTGTTGAACCCGGAAACATCTATCCTGCGGATTTCTCGACTGCTGAACTCAAAAAGAAGTTGAGAGATATAATCACACTTCAGCCATACCTTGAAATCGAATCGGAGTCCCCAATGTCTGAGGGGAGGCTTGACCTTGCTTTGAAAAATGGTTTAGAAAAACAGGTCGAGGTTGACCTCATTTTCCATTCGAGTGAAAACTGGCAGACAGCACCGAATGAACTTACATTTCTGCTCAAGCCGGGACAGGACGTAATTGGAAGTGTTGTGCTCTCTGCACCATCGGATACCTTTTTGCCCCTACCGACCTACGAGTATTCTATTCTGTACGGTGGCGAGCAGCTATACCGCCGTACGGAAATGGTTTATCCCGTCAATCCATCGGAGATGCAGATGATTACCGATTGGGCACTCCTCGGTCCCTTCACTCTTGATGTAACGGAGGAAATCGCTGCCTCGAATACCGTTCCACCAGACTTCGCTGATGCTCAGCTGCCGACCTATGACAAATCTCTTGATAAAACCTATCAAGGGAAGCACGGAGACATTCAGTGGCAAGAGCATCATGTTGAATCAGGACGGGTCAACTTAGATGTAGTGCTCAATAAACCGGAGTGGTCGTCTGCTTACGGCGTAACCCGCATCAAAAGCCCTGACGCACGACAGGTTTTTGCACAGGTTCGCTGGTGGAGCAATCTCGGTAGGCTCTTTGTCAACGGTGTTGAGATAAATCTCGCAGCAACACCCGGAGAGCATCTGTTTTACGGTAGAGCCTATGTTGAATTACCGCTAAAAGCCGGATGGAATACCATAACTGTCCATTCAGGAGACTACACGGGTGGGTGGAGTTACCAGATGGCGGTTGATAATACGACAAACGCACTCGAATTTAGTAGCAACTCGGATTAA
- a CDS encoding type II toxin-antitoxin system VapC family toxin: MNKYLLETTTWSLLMKDNPKVKGRLNSLTESDYPFISPIVKGEILFGIARLPAGKRKQDLQQKADELFTAVPCDPIPENVSDVYARIKITAQQQGTPLDECDLWIAATALALDAILVTSDSDYQRIAEVGLRLEDWKN, encoded by the coding sequence ATGAACAAGTATCTCTTGGAAACAACGACGTGGAGTCTGTTGATGAAAGATAACCCCAAAGTTAAAGGACGTTTAAATTCTCTAACCGAGTCGGATTATCCTTTTATTTCTCCTATTGTTAAAGGTGAGATTCTGTTCGGAATAGCTCGACTCCCTGCTGGAAAAAGAAAACAAGATCTCCAGCAAAAGGCAGATGAATTATTTACTGCAGTCCCGTGTGACCCAATTCCAGAGAACGTTAGCGATGTCTATGCCCGGATAAAAATTACAGCGCAACAACAAGGGACACCTTTAGACGAATGCGACCTCTGGATTGCTGCTACGGCACTTGCTCTTGATGCGATCCTGGTTACTTCTGATTCCGATTATCAGAGAATTGCCGAGGTAGGATTGCGCTTGGAAGATTGGAAGAACTAA
- a CDS encoding site-specific DNA-methyltransferase: MPTLEFKGKQHIYAHHLTVPYRPLEPDEGRSCNPTDTDDNLIIHGDNLHALKALLPRYANRVKCIYIDPPYNTGNEGWVYNDNVNSPLMQQWLAENTPIDNEDLERHDKWLCMMWSRLHLFKELLSEDGVIFISIDDNEVHHLRMLMDEIFTERNFRNVISVRRGVKSVQAQFEYVDRLNVGSEYILFFSKSPDMKFPHLTVEVDEDKAGSWNNHWRGTDRPTMRYELMGITPETGQWRWSKERSLAAIENYARLLDECGSSPTQTEIDEWWFAQSPQKPDLLRRSTTNRPEHFVPPSDRRIVSSLWTDLIINESASLMRALGIDFPNPKRTDLIKRIVDYATAGDENAIILDSFAGSGTTAHAVLALNKADSGNRKFILIECEDYADTITAERVRRVINGVPDARDDALREGLGGSFTYCTLGKPIEVEAMLTGEALPSYSALAANLLYTTAGVSVGADTLEAQNDDGLFHSDDKNDYHLIYKPDLEYLRSNAAILNLERAERIRDTSNQNGRKAIVYAAGNYIGQRELTNMGIIFCQLPEALHER, translated from the coding sequence ATGCCCACACTCGAATTCAAAGGAAAACAACACATCTACGCACACCACCTTACTGTCCCCTACCGACCGCTCGAACCCGACGAAGGCCGCTCCTGCAATCCAACCGACACAGACGACAACCTCATCATCCACGGCGACAACCTACATGCCCTCAAAGCACTACTCCCACGCTACGCCAACCGTGTTAAATGCATCTACATCGACCCACCCTACAACACCGGTAACGAAGGATGGGTCTACAACGATAACGTAAACAGCCCACTCATGCAGCAATGGCTTGCGGAGAACACTCCCATTGATAACGAAGACTTGGAACGGCATGACAAATGGCTCTGTATGATGTGGTCCAGATTGCATCTTTTCAAAGAACTACTTTCGGAGGACGGTGTAATTTTTATCTCCATTGACGACAACGAAGTGCATCATCTAAGAATGCTAATGGATGAGATTTTTACAGAGAGAAATTTTAGGAATGTAATTAGTGTCCGCCGTGGTGTCAAAAGTGTTCAAGCCCAATTTGAGTATGTAGATCGCCTGAATGTCGGTTCGGAATATATACTTTTCTTCAGCAAATCCCCTGATATGAAATTTCCTCATTTGACAGTCGAAGTCGATGAAGATAAAGCTGGAAGCTGGAACAATCATTGGCGCGGCACTGACAGACCAACGATGCGATATGAGTTGATGGGGATAACCCCAGAAACAGGTCAATGGAGATGGTCGAAGGAGAGAAGCCTAGCTGCTATAGAAAACTATGCCCGTTTGCTTGACGAGTGCGGATCCAGTCCTACCCAAACTGAAATTGATGAATGGTGGTTTGCGCAATCACCCCAAAAACCCGACTTGCTACGAAGGTCAACGACAAATCGTCCTGAACATTTTGTCCCTCCATCAGATAGACGAATAGTGAGCTCTTTGTGGACAGATTTGATTATTAATGAGTCTGCCTCTTTAATGAGAGCATTAGGTATTGACTTTCCAAATCCAAAACGGACGGATTTAATAAAACGAATTGTCGACTACGCAACCGCTGGTGATGAAAACGCTATTATCCTTGATTCCTTCGCTGGCAGCGGTACCACCGCCCACGCAGTTTTAGCACTCAACAAAGCAGATAGTGGCAATCGGAAGTTTATTCTCATTGAATGCGAAGACTACGCCGATACCATCACCGCCGAACGCGTCCGTCGCGTCATCAATGGTGTCCCCGATGCCCGTGACGATGCCCTCCGCGAAGGCTTGGGAGGCTCCTTTACCTATTGCACCTTGGGAAAACCTATTGAGGTAGAGGCGATGCTCACCGGCGAAGCGTTGCCATCGTATTCAGCACTCGCCGCTAATCTACTGTATACCACCGCTGGTGTTTCTGTAGGCGCGGACACATTGGAAGCACAAAATGATGATGGACTTTTTCACAGCGACGATAAAAACGACTACCATCTCATCTACAAACCCGATCTTGAATACCTCCGCAGCAACGCCGCTATCCTTAACCTTGAGCGCGCCGAACGCATCCGAGATACCAGCAATCAAAACGGTAGAAAAGCAATCGTCTACGCAGCAGGCAACTACATCGGTCAACGTGAACTCACAAACATGGGCATTATATTTTGCCAACTCCCCGAGGCCCTGCACGAGAGGTAG